The genomic stretch GTACGGCAACTGTCACTCGGAGCGGACAGCGCCGCAGACAATGGCAGTGGCTCGGACAGCGAAGACAGCAAAATCCTCAAGTGGAATCTGCCCCTGATGGAACTATACCGCATGGCCTGCAGCTTCTATAAAGGTGAGCAAGTTTGTGACAATCTCTTGAAAGTCcttaattttatgtttttttttcagaaaaatcggGCAAAGCGGTTCACTTAAGCTATGAGGATAACTTGAAGGTAAACTAAAGCACAGTGCAGTTTAatgtattaataatttttcctctTTGTAGTTGGTTGCGTTTACGCAACAGGCGGCCCACGGGCCGGTGGATCCTGCTAAAGTGCCTCCTTTGGGAATGTTCGATGTTATAGGAAAAGATCGCCGAATTGCCTGGCAACATTTGGGGACAATTACGAAGCTTCAAGCAATGGAAGGCTTCATCGATTTGCTGGATCGGCTATGTCCGCTCTTCCGACCGACTGTGGAGGCTATCAAAAAGGATCGCGAGGAGAAAGTGCGTCAAGCACAGGCAGAGGAGGTGCACCGGCGGGAACAACTCGAGCAGGAAAAGGAGAAGTTAGTCGAGTTGAAGCGAATCGAGGATGAACGGAACCGCGAGGAGTTGCAGCGACGCCAGCTACAAGATGCTTTGAACCAACAAACGTACCATCAATTTAAGGACTATGCGGAGAAACAGTATCCCGTGAATCCGGAGCAACAAGCGTTACTGATTAGACAGTTGCAGAATGAACATTACCATCAGTATATGCAGCAGCTGCAGGCTCAGATGGCGAGTAATTATTCCCAACTGAAGCCAACCAACGGGGAAGTTGAGACGGAATTGGATGGTAATGGAATTGGTCAGTTAGATCAGGCTGTCAGTGCAAAAGAGGGCAGTCAGCCGGAATACAAAGAGCAATGTGACAGCGATGAAGAGTCAGGAGGTGCGTTAATAATGTGGTATTTGTTAATGCAATtagcaattgatttttttttcgtagaaTATGCTGTCATAAATCCGGCTAACATGTGGACTAAGCCGGATATAAAACTTTTCAAACAGGAAGTTACTTCTGGCAAAGGCGACGGAGTAATTCGGGTTAATCACGGGGACACTGTAACGGTTAGTAGAATTATTCTGATTTGTTTCGCTTGTGATTTAAACACTGCATTGATTGACTAGGTTCGAGTACCAACTCACGAGGGTGGTTCCTGTTTGTTTTGGGAATTCGCCACAGATAATTTTGACATCGGTTTTGGTGTTTATTTTGAATGGGGCAAGCCAGCAACTACCGAAGTTTCGGTATACATCAGCGAAAGTGACGAGGATGACGATACGCTCGAGGATGACGAAGGTAATCTGTTAAATTTAATACTTCACAACTAAATCTTATCCTTTGATCTCTACAGTCGTCTGCACGGATGATCTGGAGTGTGGTGGCCAGGCACAGCACAAACAGTACAGCAACGGTGCCAGTAGCAGCACCCTAGCCAATAGGAACCCAATTTCCATTATCGTGCCCATCTATCGGCGCGAATGCCAAACAGAAGTGTACGCCGGATCGCACAGCTACCCTGGGGAGGGAACCTATCTGCTCAAGTTCGATAATAGTTACAGCTTGTGGCGCTCCAAAACGTTGTACTATAAGGTTTTCTATACCCGATAATTGAATCGTTTTATATTATACCGGATGCGGCCCCCAGCAGGAAAGCACGTTCCTTTAGTtccgcaccgcagatagctggTCCCCACTGCTGAAAAAGGGGAGCAAATTTGTCCGATTCCTCACTTCATGTCACATACCTTAGGTTCTCAACACAAGTTActttattttttgtaaatcgcaTAAAGTACCTTGAAATGTTTTTGCACACTTATGACATAGCTAAAACCCAAAACTACTCAAAACAACACAAAACCGTAGATAAATTGTATTGTATCTAAACAGTTGTTCGTTAGTTTAATGGATTTTAATTATAATTCATGTCTCTACTACTGGGAGTAAAAGATATAGATTATATTGATTGTAGTAGCAAAAAAGTGATGAATTGTTTccaaaagcaaaatataacagAGAGGGCGGAAGAAAAAAATAGATAACTAAATCTAGTGCAATAGACAGGTCAAAACATGATATTTCATCGTCGCTGGAAAACCTGAAATCCGGTGGCAGGTTTTTCTTTTCCTACACCACTTGGAATAAATGTTCTATGAATATCTATATTATCTATAGATTTGCTGTGAATGGACAAACGACACATAACGCATAACATGGTGGATAATAAAACAaatacgaaaatgtttttcggtgtcaaaaaaccttgtttttcttgtatttttagttttgtctACCATCGTTAAACGGTCGGTGGCGCCATACTGCTCCGGCTAAGACCACCATGGGACCTCATAGGCGACTACTATATTATGGGCAATGATAGCGGCTGGAAAGGGAACCCATTGAAAAAGAATTATGAGTTCAAATAAAAAACCGACGAGTGTAGAAGGATTACCCTTTGCTCGTAaaggcatccagcggtctccgcagaaaaaGGCAGAGACGGATGCGAATACGTCTGTGTCCACACCGGACATTTCGGTACACAAGGCCGTTGAAAagtgctcttgttgtcttgttttagctttgaccagtttttgttttctttttttttcaattaccaaagcaaatgtcaaatcatatcagctcactctaatgtgaacgctcgaggtgatatccgatatcaacTGGCGacatcaggtgatatccggcgtagtctgaacaatgtcagcgagttggctcgcaccaacgcgaactctcatatgcaatagaccattttacaagacgtttctgaactgaattcatgaatgaaattttgacagaaagcacgaaaccgctgacataacgcacatAAAAGCATCATCAAAATCAGCAaaatccgtgacacctgtcagttcgtaaaatggtctatagacctttttacgtacgaatgtattagtacacctagttgaggaaagtatttacaaatcgcctttttgtttgctatgctatgtttttggcagctggacaaatattcagttgaatacttattataagttctaaactcgtttctgaatgaatttttcattcgcgatcatgaatcgggggaagctgctgaacattatcgaccaaaaatggtaaaaagtgataaaaagtcggagcaacgagatgcgatgatttacagtttggaggaaacaaaagcaactttacatgagtttacacgttcattagtgtgcgtaggtgaaaagtcacttatctctatagggtgttttaggggtatgtatattattttttcttttgataagaaatttcaaaagaaatacaTAATCTTCTGACTTTTTCTCAATttaaacagcaaaactattgaaaaaatcgatttagaattttaacaactgtaagtgGTTTCAAGACATACCCTACCGTCAAGAAATCATAACACAGggaggccaggtcatttttcaaaaatcttctcACTCCACAAAACAATGTTTTTATACATAGGAAATCTGTAAACACGGTCCCCGTTGAATGTTTACAAAACTTCCAGTGACACATTAAATCGAGTGCGGTTAATCAATCgactatagacctttttacgtacgaatgtattagtgcacctagttgaggaaagtatttacaaatcgcctttttgtttgctatgctatgtttttggcagctggacaaatattcagttgaatacttattataagttctaaactcgtttctgaatgaatttttcattcgtgatcatgaatcgggggaagctgctgaacattatcgaccaaaaatggtaaaaagtgataaaaagtcggagcaacgagatgcgatgatttacagtttggaggaaacaaaagcaactttacatgagtttacacgttcattagtgtgcgtaggtgaaaagtcacttatctctattagGCTTCCACTTATTCACATGCGCTcgaatgttttcaatattaagaCATGTCTTCACGTCTGGCATCCCTGTCATAACACGTAAACCAGGCAGCTTCCCccgattcatgatcacgaattaaaaattcattcagaaacgatttttgagcttataataagtattcaactgaatatttgtcaagctgccaaaaacatagcatagcaaacaaaaaggcgatttgtaaatactttcctcaactaggtgcactaatacattcgtacgtaaaaaggtctatgaacttgccatctgtatgccgttgggtgaactaaagcatatccactcggaaaaatatcatggtaCTCCTTATCATTGTTGCTCTCTCTATCTAACGTTACATTAAAATCAGTTGGCCCTCTGGCAATCTGTCCAACTACGCAGGGGCTATTCCGTGCCAGGATACAATAGTAGATTTCGGTAAGGGAACTAGGAGGAATTAACGAACTCAACTGAATTAAAACGATATGACTCACAAAACAATGCGATAAGGGAGTGCAGCTTAACATAAGAAAATCAAGTTACATTGCTAACTTAACTCTATTGGCATACATACATTTTGCCACCCTTTACAAAGTTCACATCTTTAACTTATTCATATCGGTGGGGGCCCCTTGATGTTGACTTTACTGTACTCCACACGCTGCCACCGTTGCGCTAGATCCCTTTCTGTCTTGCCTAATCGGCAAGCATTGCGACGATCGTGTAGTCGGCTCCTTCGTGTCCTTGCGGTCTCGCTATCGCACGTATGGTTGGCGGGAACGAAATGCAGTAAATTCGGCTCAATCGGTCTTGCCTTTGCAGTCCCTAGATACTATCACTACGCTCAGAGAGTCTCGTTGCTGTGGCACGACCGAAGCACCCAAGCCTGTAAATTAAAGGCCCTCTAGGAGGCCATGTGACGTCATTCATTTGCTACAGAAACGCTGCAATTTATATGATGTACCTTTCGAAGGCCTTTGGGTGTCTTGtgtttactctttcgatacttaAATCCAACGCAGCCGAGTCTCGTTGTGGCTTAATCTGTCGTCGGAGATCACTAGCTTATGCCGTATAACTCTACACGAAAGAATTGAGGTTATGTTCTCGCCTAGGTCGTAGTTATGAGAGTTACCTTGTTTCTTGGAATTCGCAACTCTCGTAGCAAATCTATCTCTCCAAACTATACGGATGTTACGTGCAAGTCTTGCGATAGCTCATAGGGAACTTGGTGTATTGATTGGAATGAAGTCAAACGTGCTCGCGTTGCATGCGGTTATCCGAGAACAGATCGGGTGGTCCCTTTGCGATTAAAAGGCACCAAATTAGCTTCTATTGCATGGGCATTTGAGTGTTTTACCTTTTGTTTGCGGGCTATTGGTGTAACCTGCCAAATCGTGATATGCGATGCGACAAACCTTCTATTTCGAGCACTTCAGATCGGCTTCTTAAGGACGACCATAAACCACCTTCACTCTATGACTGTACCGTGCAATTGTCTGAGCCAAGCTTTGTTCCCGAGGATTATCGTTGCAGAGCGAGAGCGGGCAAGCGGGATTCATGTTGTGTTTAGAGACTTCTAGCGAGAGACTGGTCATTATACTCGCTTCGATTTGGTAGCGATGTGAGTGCATGCAATTCGTAGAGCTTGCACTCGAAGAAAATTTACGGTATTTTAGTCGGCAAAATCTCGAAGTTGTAACACAACATCATGCAAGCGGCAACGAAATTTTTGCGGAGGCTTGCATCCGCAAAAATTTCGTGTGAATGCTGACGTAAGATTTTGAAGAGGCTGTTCGATTCTTACTCTACACAATCTCGAACAAATTTGCTCCCCTTTGGGAATCGATGATTGCCGCTTCTTCACTTCCAGGAACTTGTATACAGATCTTATTAGCTAAAGGTAACTGCTGCTCTTGCTACACCTTTTGGTGCCAAATACTTccaagaatttgatactcgcTAATAGACTTAGCTGAAGATTTCTAACACTAGCTTATATCTATTTATATCTAAGGCCGATCGCATTTTCAAAATCTGTGTTATAGTTTTGAGTTGGGCGCCAGAAATTACGCCGAGTAAATACATAATAAGCATTTTAACTGAACATTGATTTATAGTGA from Wyeomyia smithii strain HCP4-BCI-WySm-NY-G18 chromosome 3, ASM2978416v1, whole genome shotgun sequence encodes the following:
- the LOC129731749 gene encoding Golgi resident protein GCP60, which encodes MISPPDDSAVMEQLPVRQLSLGADSAADNGSGSDSEDSKILKWNLPLMELYRMACSFYKEKSGKAVHLSYEDNLKLVAFTQQAAHGPVDPAKVPPLGMFDVIGKDRRIAWQHLGTITKLQAMEGFIDLLDRLCPLFRPTVEAIKKDREEKVRQAQAEEVHRREQLEQEKEKLVELKRIEDERNREELQRRQLQDALNQQTYHQFKDYAEKQYPVNPEQQALLIRQLQNEHYHQYMQQLQAQMASNYSQLKPTNGEVETELDGNGIGQLDQAVSAKEGSQPEYKEQCDSDEESGEYAVINPANMWTKPDIKLFKQEVTSGKGDGVIRVNHGDTVTVRVPTHEGGSCLFWEFATDNFDIGFGVYFEWGKPATTEVSVYISESDEDDDTLEDDEVVCTDDLECGGQAQHKQYSNGASSSTLANRNPISIIVPIYRRECQTEVYAGSHSYPGEGTYLLKFDNSYSLWRSKTLYYKVFYTR